A window of the Phaseolus vulgaris cultivar G19833 chromosome 5, P. vulgaris v2.0, whole genome shotgun sequence genome harbors these coding sequences:
- the LOC137834201 gene encoding uncharacterized protein: protein MKADAAKVENLEKRSVDREVLLEKVEKERDDAVDELANAREENEKIVAELTQARDEGKKVADDLAQARGETEELKKRADELKQQTEGLKQQKEELELSSAQVLAVGFDAALEQVACQYPELDLSMVSICNEVVDGKIVPSED, encoded by the coding sequence atgaaagcggatgcagccaaggtagagaaccttgaAAAGAGATCGGttgatcgggaggttctcctcgaaaaggtcgagaaggagagggacgacgccGTGGACGAGCTCGCCAATGCTCGAGAGGAAAACGAGAAAATTGTTGCAGAGCTGACCCAGGCGCGGGACGAaggcaagaaggttgctgacgacCTTGCTCAGGCTCGTggggaaactgaagaactgaagaaacgagctgacgagctgaagcagcaaaccgaggggctcaaacAACAAAAAGAAGAGCTCGAACTAAGCTCTGCCCAAGTCCTTGCCGTCGGattcgacgccgccctggagcaagtcgcctgccagtaccccgagctcgacctctccatggtgtcgatatgtaatgaagtggtggatgggaagatcgtgccttctgaagattag